TTGCAGATGGTGCCCACTCATTTTCTGACTTATTATCTGATGGATTAGTTCTATATGCAACTAAACATTCAACCCTTGATGCTGACGAAGAACACCCTTATGGACATAATCGGTTTGAAACAGTTGCTATTCTAGGTCTTGCAATTATTTTAACCATTGTTGGTTTAGGTATTATTTTAAATGCAATAATTAAATTAACTAACCATATGACACTTTCACACAGTGCCTTGCTTTTAAATATTACTATCTTATCAATTTTTTCTAAGGAAGCTTTATATTGGTATACTCTAAAAGTAGCTAATGATTATGAATCTGATTTATTAAAAGCCAATGCTTGGCATCATCGTTCAGATGCATTATCTTCAATTGTAGTACTAATCGGCATTCTTGGCAGTTTAAATAATTATCCATACTTAGACAGTATTGCAGCTATCGTTGTGGGTGTTATGATTATTTATATTGCTTGGAAATTAGGTTTAAGTGCAACTAAAGAACTAGTAGACACCTCTATTGATGCACAACAAGTAGCAGAATTAAAGAACGCACTAGTACAAATTAATGATGTTAATAGTGTTCATTCTCTACGTACTCGCAAAATTGGACACACTATTTCTTGTGATGTACACATACAAGTTGATCCTTTTTTAAGTGTTAGCGAGGGACATATGATAAGTATTAGTGTTGAACGTGTAGCTAAAAAATGCTTAAAGAACTTAAACGATGTAACAGTTCATATTGATGTAGAAGATGATGAAACTAATTCTCCTTACAAAATATTGCCAGAACGTTCAGAAGCATTAGTAATTCTAACTAAAGCCCTACTTAATAAAAAATACAGCAGTGAAATTAGTCGTATTCAATTACATTATTTAGAAAGTAAAATTCATGTAGATTTTTACTTACCGCTTAAATGCATTCAAACTGACAATACTGCTGATAAAATACTCTCTAAATTACAAGAAATTGTTAACAATCTTGATAATT
This sequence is a window from Candidatus Vesicomyosocius sp. SY067_SCS001. Protein-coding genes within it:
- a CDS encoding cation diffusion facilitator family transporter, which gives rise to MVIIHLFTTLDLTKRTQASQKVTLVGIAVDFLLAILKVITGSIGNSGALIADGAHSFSDLLSDGLVLYATKHSTLDADEEHPYGHNRFETVAILGLAIILTIVGLGIILNAIIKLTNHMTLSHSALLLNITILSIFSKEALYWYTLKVANDYESDLLKANAWHHRSDALSSIVVLIGILGSLNNYPYLDSIAAIVVGVMIIYIAWKLGLSATKELVDTSIDAQQVAELKNALVQINDVNSVHSLRTRKIGHTISCDVHIQVDPFLSVSEGHMISISVERVAKKCLKNLNDVTVHIDVEDDETNSPYKILPERSEALVILTKALLNKKYSSEISRIQLHYLESKIHVDFYLPLKCIQTDNTADKILSKLQEIVNNLDNFGKIKVYFSQN